The following are encoded together in the Lathyrus oleraceus cultivar Zhongwan6 chromosome 3, CAAS_Psat_ZW6_1.0, whole genome shotgun sequence genome:
- the LOC127128474 gene encoding ras-related protein RABA5e: MSSSEDEGGEEYLFKVVIIGDSAVGKSNLLSRYARNEFNLHSKATIGVEFQTQSLEIDSKEVKAQIWDTAGQERFRAVTSAYYRGAVGALVVYDISRRTTFDSVGRWLDELKTHCDTTVAMMLVGNKCDLDNIRDVSIEEGKSLAESEGLFFMETSALDSTNVKTAFEMVIREIYNNVSRKVLNSDSYKAELSVDRVSLVNDGNPTSKKNSSYFSCCS; the protein is encoded by the exons ATGTCAAGTTCAGAAGACGAAGGAGGCGAAGAGTATCTCTTCAAAGTCGTCATTATCGGCGACTCCGCCGTCGGAAAATCTAACCTACTCTCACGATACGCTCGTAACGAGTTCAATCTTCACTCCAAAGCTACAATCGGAGTTGAATTTCAAACTCAGAGCTTAGAAATTGATTCTAAAGAAGTTAAGGCTCAGATTTGGGATACCGCCGGTCAAGAACGGTTTCGCGCTGTTACTTCCGCGTACTACAGAGGCGCCGTCGGTGCTCTCGTTGTCTATGATATTAGCCGGAGAACTACCTTTGATAGCGTCGGTAGATGGCTCGATGAACTCAAGA CTCATTGCGATACAACGGTGGCAATGATGCTGGTGGGAAACAAATGCGATTTGGATAATATAAGAGATGTAAGCATTGAAGAAGGTAAAAGCCTTGCAGAATCAGAAGGTTTGTTTTTCATGGAAACCTCTGCTTTGGATTCTACAAATGTGAAAACAGCTTTTGAGATGGTTATTAGAGAAATATACAACAATGTTAGCAGGAAGGTCCTCAACTCAGACTCTTACAAAGCTGAATTATCCGTCGACAGGGTTAGTCTTGTTAACGATGGTAACCCTACATCCAAGAAAAACAGTAGCTATTTTTCATGCTGTTCCTGA